The region GTCGACGGGGCCGGCCTGGCTCGACGCCGGCCACGCCGCGACCACCCTCGCCGTCGCGTCCGGGCCGGAGCCGGCCACCCGCTTCCTGGAGCTGTACGCCGACCACGCACCGGAGCCGGTCGATCCGTACTGGCTGGTGATGGACGCCGTCGGCTTCCTCCCGCCGCCCGGTCGGGCGCCGTTGTTCGGCAGCCCCGGACAGCTCGCGCGGCTCGACGACTGGCTCCACCGGCTGGTCGGCTGATCACGCCAGGGCGAAGTCCACCGCCGCGAGCGCGTGCAGCCGGGTCGTCGCGAAGACCGGCACGTCGACGTCGTCGGCGCCGATCAGCAGCTCGATCTCGGTGCAGCCGAGGACGACCCCCTCGGCGCCGCGCCCGGCCAGCCGCCGCACCACGTCGACGTACTGCTCCCGGGATTCGGAGCGCACGACTCCGTGGACGAGCTCGTCGTAGATCACCCGGTGAACCAGCTCGAGGTCCTCGCCCGCGGGGACCACCACGGACAGGCCGTGGGACTCGAGCCGCTCGCGGACGAACGGCTGCTCCATCGTGAACCGGGTCCCGAGCAGCGCCACCCGGGACAGGCCGGCCGCACGGACGGCCGCAGCCGTCACGTCGACGATGTGGATCAGGGGCACCGAGGTCGCGGCCTCGATCGCGCCGGCGACCTTGTGCATCGTGTTGGTGCAGAGGACCAGGCACTCGGCCCCGGCCGCCTCCAGCGCCCGGGCCTCGGCCGCCAGCAGCTCGCCGGCGGCGTCCCACTCCCCCGCTGCCTGCATCGCCTCGACCTCGGCGAAGTCGACCGACGCCATCAGCACGCGCGCGGAGTGGTAGCCGCCGAGCCGCTCCCGCACCGCCTCGTTGACGACCTGGTAGTAGAGCGCCGAGCTCTCCCAGCTCATCCCGCCGAGCAGGCCGATCGTGCGCATCGCGTGGGGCATGCGCCCATTGAACAGCGCTAGCCTGACGAGCATGGCGACCCAGGCCCTCGCGAGCACCGACGGGCTCCGGGTGTTCGCGGCCACCCATGCCCGGTTCGACGACGTCCGCACCATGGTCGGCCCGAAGAAGCCGACGTCCAGCGTGTGCTGGTGCCTGAGCCACCGGATCCCGGCGAAGCTCAACCGCGAGCTGGCCGGCACCGAGCGCGCCGACTTCGTCGAGGCCCTCACCCGCAGGCGCACCAAGCCCGGCGTGCTGGCCTACGACGGCGACGAGGTCGTCGGCTGGGCGGCCGTCGCTCCCCGCGCCGACCTGCCCTTCGCCCGCTCCACGAAGATCCCGCACGTCGACGACCAGGCCGCGTGGTCTGTCTGGTGCATCCGCGTGCGGCCCGGGCACCGGGGCCGCGGGATCTCGCACGTGCTGCTCGAGGGCGCCGTGGCCTACGCCGTCCAGCAGGGCGCCCCGGTGATCGAGGGCTACCCGGTCGACAACCGCGGAGAGAAGGTCGACCTGACCATGG is a window of Nocardioides oleivorans DNA encoding:
- a CDS encoding GNAT family N-acetyltransferase: MATQALASTDGLRVFAATHARFDDVRTMVGPKKPTSSVCWCLSHRIPAKLNRELAGTERADFVEALTRRRTKPGVLAYDGDEVVGWAAVAPRADLPFARSTKIPHVDDQAAWSVWCIRVRPGHRGRGISHVLLEGAVAYAVQQGAPVIEGYPVDNRGEKVDLTMAYVGTRKVFEAAGFELAMRTEATSAGFPRVIMRRNA
- a CDS encoding aspartate/glutamate racemase family protein; its protein translation is MPHAMRTIGLLGGMSWESSALYYQVVNEAVRERLGGYHSARVLMASVDFAEVEAMQAAGEWDAAGELLAAEARALEAAGAECLVLCTNTMHKVAGAIEAATSVPLIHIVDVTAAAVRAAGLSRVALLGTRFTMEQPFVRERLESHGLSVVVPAGEDLELVHRVIYDELVHGVVRSESREQYVDVVRRLAGRGAEGVVLGCTEIELLIGADDVDVPVFATTRLHALAAVDFALA